The following nucleotide sequence is from Zonotrichia leucophrys gambelii isolate GWCS_2022_RI chromosome 17, RI_Zleu_2.0, whole genome shotgun sequence.
TCTGGGCTTTGGTGAGTCCCTGCCTTGTTCTGGCCCTGGCTGAGAGGAGAAGCTGTGGCAcccagcctgagcccagcactgtcaccctggggagcagaggggcccCAGGAGTGGTGTGTGACGAGAGGGTGCTTGTGCTTGTGTTTCTCACAGCCATGACCACCTCAGGTGATTCAGGTGGTGGCCACTGCATCTGAGCTCATCACATGGCTTTTCTTGCAGACTCACAGGAGATTCACATCGATGAGAAAACCCTGAGCCCCCACCTCAGCCTGTCAGAAGACAAGAGAACCCTGACCTTCAGCCCCAAGAAAGCAAAGGTGGACTCGGGCTGCCCCGAGCGGTTTGACCACTGGCCCAACGCTTTGGCCACTGCCCCTTTCCACTCGGGGGTGTGTGCCTGGAAGGTCAgagtggagcagagctgtgcctacaaGCTGGGGGTGTGCTACAGCTCCGTGCCCAGGAAGGGCTCTGCCAACGAAGGCCGCCTGGGCTTCAACGCCGCCTCCTGGGTGTTCTCGCGCTACGACAAAGAATTCCGGTTCCTGCAcgcggggcagccccagcccgtgGAGCTGATCAAGGCCCCCACAGAGATCGGGGTCCTGCTGGACTTTGCAGGGGGGGAGCTGCTCTTCTACGACCCCGATTCCTGCGCCATCCTCTTCTCCCACCGGCAGCCCTTCCTGGAGCCCGTGTTCCCTGTCTTTGCCGTGGCACACCAGAGCATCTCGCTGGGCCCCCGTGTGTGACTGTGTGTGGGGGAAGGgagcccgggcagggctgggggctgtggccaGGGCCCTTCAGACAACACCTGCCTTCACACTACACCCGTCCTCCTGTGTTCTCTGCAGCTTTCCTCTCGTCCCACAGCCTacaccctgtgctggggtgaGGGGTCTGGCAATGCCTGCCtggccagctgctcccaggtgaATTGTGTGGTTTCTACCCCACCAAAGGGAGCTTTCCAGTCTACTGGTGGGctggaaaaaagaggagaaatagtGAGAGATATGTGTGGAGAAGTGGCAGGGAGGAggcccatggaaagggacatAGTGTGCTCTACAACTCCTTGGCAGGAGGGTGGGGCAAGGGAGGGTCAAGCTCTGCTCCCAAGCAACGGCgaaaggacaagaggaaacaacttcaagttgtgccaggagaggGTTTAGGTTGGATCGTGGAGAAAATTCCTTCTCTGGAAGGGTggtcaggccctggcacaggctgcccaaggcagtgatggagtcaccaACCCTGGAGGAGTTTAAAAGGTGTTGCAGATGTGAcacttgaggacatggtttaatggtggccttggcagtgatGGGGGAACAACTGGACTCAATCCTCaaagtcttttccagcctaaatgattctgtgattccctgactgggacacagctggagaCGCTTTTGGGAGGAGCTAccccactgcagagcagggacagcacaggggctcCCCCTGAGGGGGGGACCAGTCTGGGACAGGGCCATTGCTCAGGGGCTGTGGCCCTGTCCAGGCAGAGGAACGAGCAAAGACCAgcagaaagaaaccaaaactgAGTGTCCCAAGGCAGTGGGGTTTGAGTGTAACATGGTGCAAACATGGGGAGCTgat
It contains:
- the BSPRY gene encoding B box and SPRY domain-containing protein encodes the protein MARAERLRNKLVERCERIQLQSAAIARHVDEVLPAKDQDVQSAASAARELVVQRLLLVGKACENEEQRLLERVHAEEERAHQSILTQQVHWTEALHKLGALRTYLVDMITSLDDQGLLRAEQEIFERTEVAEGILEPQESLKLNFNQSCVQSPLLHRLWACAVLCCLTDSQEIHIDEKTLSPHLSLSEDKRTLTFSPKKAKVDSGCPERFDHWPNALATAPFHSGVCAWKVRVEQSCAYKLGVCYSSVPRKGSANEGRLGFNAASWVFSRYDKEFRFLHAGQPQPVELIKAPTEIGVLLDFAGGELLFYDPDSCAILFSHRQPFLEPVFPVFAVAHQSISLGPRV